In the genome of Colletotrichum lupini chromosome 8, complete sequence, one region contains:
- a CDS encoding queuine tRNA-ribosyltransferase, whose amino-acid sequence MWIAKRMASTNVGSSPALTFELVARCSVSIPHLRTLTHNLHVIPSSHVNGLGQTTRARASILTLPHGQVQLPIFMPVATQASLKGLTPEQLEETGCRLCLNNTYHLGLKPGQDVLDKIGGAHKLQGWKHNLLTDSGGFQMVSLLKLAKITEEGVRFLSPHDGSPMLLTPEHSMSLQNSIGSDIMMQLDDVLVTTSPDAARMREAMERSVRWLDRCIAAHKNPKTQNLFCIIQGGLDLEMRRECTREMLARDTPGIAIGGLSGGEAKTDYCRVVETCTELLPDLKPRYVMGIGYPEDLVVSVALGADMFDCVWPTRTARFGNAITKHGVLNIRNWRYENDYGPIEEGCGCICCRKGEGGLGVTRAFINHNAGKETVAAHLLSIHNVWYQLNLMKDIRQAVIEDRYPALIRQFFGDLYDYDKSKYPEWAVESLKRVGVDLINE is encoded by the exons TGGATAGCGAAAAGGATGGCGTCAACCAATGTCGGGTCCTCGCCCGCTCTCACCTTCGAGCTCGTCGCTCGCTGTTCAGTAAGCATCCCCCACCTCCGTACTTTGACTCACAATCTTCATGTGATTCCTAGTTCGCATGTTAACGGTTTAGGCCAGACAACGAGAGCCCGCGCATCCATCCTGACGCTTCCTCACGGCCAGGTCCAGCTTCCGATATTCATGCCTGTCGCGACACAAGCTTCGCTCAAAGGCTTGACTCCCGAGCAGCTTGAAGAGACGGGCTGCCGCCTGTGCCTGAACAACACCTACCATCTCGGCCTGAAGCCCGGCCAAGACGTACTGGACAAGATCGGCGGCGCGCACAAGCTCCAAGGATGGAAACACAATCTTTTGACGGATAGTGGAGG CTTCCAAATGGTCAGTCTCCTCAAGCTGGCGAAAATCACTGAGGAGGGTGTGCGCTTCCTCAGCCCCCACGATGGTTCGCCCATGCTTTTGACTCCAGAGCACTCCATGTCTCTGCAGAATTCGATTGGAAGCGACATCATGATGCAGCTCGACGACGTACTTGTCACGACATCACCCGACGCAGCCCGTATGCGCGAGGCCATGGAGCGAAGTGTAAGATGGTTGGATCGGTGCATCGCAGCGCACAAGAACCCCAAGACCCAGAACCTCTTCTGCATCATCCAGGGCGGTCTCGATCTCGAAATGCGACGGGAGTGCACACGGGAGATGTTGGCGCGCGATACCCCAGGGATCGCCATTGGTGGTCTGAGTGGTGGCGAGGCCAAGACGGATTACTGCCGTGTTGTCGAGACGTGTACCGAGCTGCTGCCGGATCTCAAACCTCGATATGTCATGGGTATCGGATACCCCGAGGATTTGGTTGTGAGCGTCGCCCTGGGAGCGGATATGTTCGACTGTGTCTGGCCGACGCGGACAGCCCGGTTTGGCAACGCAATCACGAAGCACGGCGTACTGAACATTCGCAACTGGCGATATGAGAACGACTACGGCCCTATCGAGGAAGGATGTGGCTGTATCTGTTGCCGGAAGGGCGAGGGTGGTCTAGGTGTGACTAGGGCCTTCATCAACCATAATGCGGGCAAGGAAACGGTCGCTGCTCACCTGCTGAGCATACACAACGTCTGGTATCAGCTGAACCTCATGAAAGATATCCGGCAAGCTGTTATCGAAGACAGGTACCCTGCCCTTATTAGGCAGTTCTTCGGCGATCTTTACGACTATGACAAGTCAAAGTATCCAGAGTGGGCTGTTGAGTCTCTGAAGAGAGTAGGAGTCGATTTAATAAACGAGTAA